The following are encoded together in the Oncorhynchus nerka isolate Pitt River linkage group LG25, Oner_Uvic_2.0, whole genome shotgun sequence genome:
- the terb1 gene encoding telomere repeats-binding bouquet formation protein 1 isoform X4 has protein sequence MEKDVSSVSKHNATKTDLSLLLECLKYQMRCPDSQKQALLTIYSICQQREENVNFFREIGGVVFVYNLSKSSAHAEVRETSLFILGTLAEANVYCKQALCRRELFSDLTDGLMQQDSPLTQRRVAVYLISVLVANNRSGQIFAQTSGCLDILLDLFRTSFPLSGKATVKPANITQLFQLWTSVSSALCGCVNNPQNEESQRICVSAFPLVKSWLQQLSHPQAEMVQPICSFIAMTVANNHCAQESFSRVGGLGTLTQTLIHFASDASHSPLACQLSVIMTKTVSACITDNPVLVSGLAGYGLVPPLISLLSSPILDPQGRLIIILTLGHCTEASEEHQSQLLQCGGLSLIITLLTESTSEELRKAATFILQTCKQATMSLRGAVQGVSLGQTGELEPPVDMEGYWRSARDMLHRINQLERQQAQGAEEEWEEDTPNPPDQQNPAGLGRKELLSPIPLPPTPDHISLPYQERRGGGDKRCEESWRGVEWRGQQRRYGRGGEKGEERAMDGERETPVLPVLARVGRDGERVKRDQREENQPTNRGHDLTRVRRLVIQASKEPQKHSRSSREREKRTRTHSLTHQERESDRAAYRNTPAEQERRTTLHTLGNTQREKKRDRGSAAMRNTYPLYTNTLAEKGKTTQTENCRDEHPERRRQTVSAAGHAGLGTAGVTGQPSGGEDERCSVCLGTGTLVTSSSSRPLEGHSQTHTHSQVFKCPAPGKSGLGRQKKRLDNEDVLSVCSELLDSEICKIMETPATTYKPTYRCSGCGLRFSEVTSRSFPVLQRSCPHSCDLHMVLQQATHSYTKCLREICRRRDAHTTKQREGGMQSVSDNCRDRRTDHGEDGAIDDQQETLFMGKPSLTRERRKFSRDEERYLCRGLVYPGTPSCGPIPSSRGAPM, from the exons CTGGCAGAggctaatg tgtactgtaagcAGGCCTTGTGTAGGAGGGAGCTGTTTAGTGATCTGACAGATGGTCTGATGCAGCAGGACAGCCCACTGACCCAGAGGAGAGTAGCTGTCTACCTGATCTCTGTCCTCGTCGCCAACAACA GGTCTGGACAGATTTTCGCTCAGACCTCTGGCTGTCTGGACATCCTGCTAGACTTGTTCAG GACTAGTTTCCCTCTCTCTGGCAAGGCCACAGTGAAACCTGCGAACATCACTCAGCTGTTCCAACTCTGGACCTCTGTGTCCAGTGCTCTCTGTGGCTGTGTCAACAACCCCCAGAATG AGGAGAGCCAGCGTATCTGTGTGTCAGCCTTCCCCCTGGTGAAGTCCTGGCTGCAGCAGCTCTCTCACCCCCAGGCAGAGATGGTTCAGCCCATCTGCTCCTTCATAGCCATGACGGTCGCCAACAACC ATTGTGCTCAGGAGAGTTTTTCCAGAGTTGGTGGGCTCGGAACTCTGACCCAAACTCTGATTCACTTTGCCTCTGATGCCTCCCACAGCCCATTGGCCTGTCAGCTGTCTGTCATCATGACCAAAACCGTGTCAGCCTGCATCACTGACAACC CTGTGTTGGTGTCAGGTCTGGCAGGTTATGGTTTGGTTCCCCCCCTCATCTCCCTGCTGTCCAGCCCCATCCTGGATCCCCAAGGCAGGCTAATTATCATACTCACCCTGGGACACTGTACTGAGGCCTCTG AGGAGCACCAGTCTCAGTTGTTACAGTGTGGAGGTCTGTCCCTCATCATCACTCTACTGACTGAGTCTACCAGCGAAGAGCTCAGGAAGGCTGCTACGTTCATACTGCAGACCTGCAAACAGGCTA CTATGTCTCTGCGTGGTGCAGTCCAGGGGGTGTCCCTGGGTCAGACTGGGGAGCTGGAGCCCCCTGTGGACATGGAGGGGTACTGGAGGTCAGCACGAGACATGCTGCACAGGATCAACCAGCTGGAGAGACAACAGGCTCAG GGAGCTGAGGAagagtgggaggaggacacaccGAACCCCCCAGACCAACAGAACCCTGCAGGATTGGGGAGGAAGGAGCTCCTCTCACCCATACCCCTCCCCCCAACCCCCGACCACATCTCCTTACCataccaggagaggagaggaggaggagataagaGGTGTGAGGAGAGTTGGAGAGgagtagagtggaggggccaACAGAGAAGAtatggaaggggaggagagaaaggagaggagagggcaatggatggagagagagagacccctgtCCTGCCTGTCTTAGCGAGGgtgggtagagatggagagagagtgaagcgagaccagagagaggagaatcaACCCACAAACAGAGGGCATGACCTAACG CGTGTAAGGAGACTGGTAATCCAAGCCAGTAAGGAGCCGCAGAAACACAGCCGCAgcagcagagagcgagagaagaggacccgcacacactctctcacacatcaagagagggagagcgacaggGCAGCATACAGAAACACACCGGCAGAACAGGAAAGACGCACCACGCTGCACACACTTGGAAACACACAAAGAGAGAAGAAAAGGGACAGGGGCTCGGCAGCTATGAGAAACACTTATCCTCTCTACACGAACACACTGGCAGAGAAAGGCAAAACCACACAGACCGAGAACTGCCGAGACGAGCACCCTGAGAGGAGACGGCAGACTGTGTCAGCCGCGGGCCATGCTGGACTTGGTACAGCTGGTGTCACGGGGCAGCCCAGtggtggagaggatgagaggtgTTCTGTATGTCTGGGGACGGGAACACTggtcacctcctcttcctccaggcCACTAGAGGGAcactcccagacacacacacacag CCAAGTGTTCAAGTGCCCAGCTCCAGGCAAGTCAGGTTTGGGCAGGCAGAAGAAACGGTTGGACAATGAAG atgtcctctctgtgtgttctgagcTGCTGGACAGTGAGATCTGTAAAATAATGGAGACTCCAGCCACCACATATAAACCCACCTATAGgtgctcag GCTGTGGGTTGCGGTTCAGTGAGGTGACCAGCCGGTCATTCCCTGTCCTCCAGAGGTCCTGTCCTCACAGCTGTGACCTGCACATGGTGCTGCAGCAGgccacacacagctacacaaagTGCCTCCGAGAAATATGCAGGAGGAGAGACGCACACACGAccaagcagagagagggagggatgcagaGCGTCTCGGATAACTGCAGAG acaggagaacagATCATGGGGAAGATGGTGCCATTGATGATCAGCAGGAGACTCTGTTCATGGGAAAACCCTCTCTGact agggagaggaggaaattcAGCCGTGACGAGGAGCGTTACCTGTGTCGAGGTTTGGTCTATCCTGGAACACCATCCTGTGGTCCTATCCCTTCCAGCCGGGGCGCACCAATGTAG
- the terb1 gene encoding telomere repeats-binding bouquet formation protein 1 isoform X2 yields the protein MEKDVSSVSKHNATKTDLSLLLECLKYQMRCPDSQKQALLTIYSICQQREENVNFFREIGGVVFVYNLSKSSAHAEVRETSLFILGTLAEANVYCKQALCRRELFSDLTDGLMQQDSPLTQRRVAVYLISVLVANNRSGQIFAQTSGCLDILLDLFRTSFPLSGKATVKPANITQLFQLWTSVSSALCGCVNNPQNEESQRICVSAFPLVKSWLQQLSHPQAEMVQPICSFIAMTVANNHCAQESFSRVGGLGTLTQTLIHFASDASHSPLACQLSVIMTKTVSACITDNPVLVSGLAGYGLVPPLISLLSSPILDPQGRLIIILTLGHCTEASEEHQSQLLQCGGLSLIITLLTESTSEELRKAATFILQTCKQATMSLRGAVQGVSLGQTGELEPPVDMEGYWRSARDMLHRINQLERQQAQGAEEEWEEDTPNPPDQQNPAGLGRKELLSPIPLPPTPDHISLPYQERRGGGDKRCEESWRGVEWRGQQRRYGRGGEKGEERAMDGERETPVLPVLARVGRDGERVKRDQREENQPTNRGHDLTRVRRLVIQASKEPQKHSRSSREREKRTRTHSLTHQERESDRAAYRNTPAEQERRTTLHTLGNTQREKKRDRGSAAMRNTYPLYTNTLAEKGKTTQTENCRDEHPERRRQTVSAAGHAGLGTAGVTGQPSGGEDERCSVCLGTGTLVTSSSSRPLEGHSQTHTHSQVFKCPAPGKSGLGRQKKRLDNEGCGLRFSEVTSRSFPVLQRSCPHSCDLHMVLQQATHSYTKCLREICRRRDAHTTKQREGGMQSVSDNCRGTLLKSFSTHRGQYRNDHNHVSLTPLKKRSPYGDITLTPVRRGGLMRSVSSVTSRGQERGDVSLTPLKKARPSEDRRTDHGEDGAIDDQQETLFMGKPSLTRERRKFSRDEERYLCRGLVYPGTPSCGPIPSSRGAPM from the exons CTGGCAGAggctaatg tgtactgtaagcAGGCCTTGTGTAGGAGGGAGCTGTTTAGTGATCTGACAGATGGTCTGATGCAGCAGGACAGCCCACTGACCCAGAGGAGAGTAGCTGTCTACCTGATCTCTGTCCTCGTCGCCAACAACA GGTCTGGACAGATTTTCGCTCAGACCTCTGGCTGTCTGGACATCCTGCTAGACTTGTTCAG GACTAGTTTCCCTCTCTCTGGCAAGGCCACAGTGAAACCTGCGAACATCACTCAGCTGTTCCAACTCTGGACCTCTGTGTCCAGTGCTCTCTGTGGCTGTGTCAACAACCCCCAGAATG AGGAGAGCCAGCGTATCTGTGTGTCAGCCTTCCCCCTGGTGAAGTCCTGGCTGCAGCAGCTCTCTCACCCCCAGGCAGAGATGGTTCAGCCCATCTGCTCCTTCATAGCCATGACGGTCGCCAACAACC ATTGTGCTCAGGAGAGTTTTTCCAGAGTTGGTGGGCTCGGAACTCTGACCCAAACTCTGATTCACTTTGCCTCTGATGCCTCCCACAGCCCATTGGCCTGTCAGCTGTCTGTCATCATGACCAAAACCGTGTCAGCCTGCATCACTGACAACC CTGTGTTGGTGTCAGGTCTGGCAGGTTATGGTTTGGTTCCCCCCCTCATCTCCCTGCTGTCCAGCCCCATCCTGGATCCCCAAGGCAGGCTAATTATCATACTCACCCTGGGACACTGTACTGAGGCCTCTG AGGAGCACCAGTCTCAGTTGTTACAGTGTGGAGGTCTGTCCCTCATCATCACTCTACTGACTGAGTCTACCAGCGAAGAGCTCAGGAAGGCTGCTACGTTCATACTGCAGACCTGCAAACAGGCTA CTATGTCTCTGCGTGGTGCAGTCCAGGGGGTGTCCCTGGGTCAGACTGGGGAGCTGGAGCCCCCTGTGGACATGGAGGGGTACTGGAGGTCAGCACGAGACATGCTGCACAGGATCAACCAGCTGGAGAGACAACAGGCTCAG GGAGCTGAGGAagagtgggaggaggacacaccGAACCCCCCAGACCAACAGAACCCTGCAGGATTGGGGAGGAAGGAGCTCCTCTCACCCATACCCCTCCCCCCAACCCCCGACCACATCTCCTTACCataccaggagaggagaggaggaggagataagaGGTGTGAGGAGAGTTGGAGAGgagtagagtggaggggccaACAGAGAAGAtatggaaggggaggagagaaaggagaggagagggcaatggatggagagagagagacccctgtCCTGCCTGTCTTAGCGAGGgtgggtagagatggagagagagtgaagcgagaccagagagaggagaatcaACCCACAAACAGAGGGCATGACCTAACG CGTGTAAGGAGACTGGTAATCCAAGCCAGTAAGGAGCCGCAGAAACACAGCCGCAgcagcagagagcgagagaagaggacccgcacacactctctcacacatcaagagagggagagcgacaggGCAGCATACAGAAACACACCGGCAGAACAGGAAAGACGCACCACGCTGCACACACTTGGAAACACACAAAGAGAGAAGAAAAGGGACAGGGGCTCGGCAGCTATGAGAAACACTTATCCTCTCTACACGAACACACTGGCAGAGAAAGGCAAAACCACACAGACCGAGAACTGCCGAGACGAGCACCCTGAGAGGAGACGGCAGACTGTGTCAGCCGCGGGCCATGCTGGACTTGGTACAGCTGGTGTCACGGGGCAGCCCAGtggtggagaggatgagaggtgTTCTGTATGTCTGGGGACGGGAACACTggtcacctcctcttcctccaggcCACTAGAGGGAcactcccagacacacacacacag CCAAGTGTTCAAGTGCCCAGCTCCAGGCAAGTCAGGTTTGGGCAGGCAGAAGAAACGGTTGGACAATGAAG GCTGTGGGTTGCGGTTCAGTGAGGTGACCAGCCGGTCATTCCCTGTCCTCCAGAGGTCCTGTCCTCACAGCTGTGACCTGCACATGGTGCTGCAGCAGgccacacacagctacacaaagTGCCTCCGAGAAATATGCAGGAGGAGAGACGCACACACGAccaagcagagagagggagggatgcagaGCGTCTCGGATAACTGCAGAG GAACCCTGCTGAAGAGCTTCTCAACCCACAGAGGACAATACAGAAATGACCACAACC ATGTGAGTCTCACCCCTCTAAAGAAGCGTAGTCCATATGGAGATATCACCCTGACTCCTGTGCGTAGAGGTGGTCTGATGAGGAGCGTCTCCTCTGTGACCAGcagggggcaggagagaggag atgttAGTCTCACTCCCTTGAAGAAGGCTCGGCCCTCTGAAG acaggagaacagATCATGGGGAAGATGGTGCCATTGATGATCAGCAGGAGACTCTGTTCATGGGAAAACCCTCTCTGact agggagaggaggaaattcAGCCGTGACGAGGAGCGTTACCTGTGTCGAGGTTTGGTCTATCCTGGAACACCATCCTGTGGTCCTATCCCTTCCAGCCGGGGCGCACCAATGTAG
- the terb1 gene encoding telomere repeats-binding bouquet formation protein 1 isoform X3: MEKDVSSVSKHNATKTDLSLLLECLKYQMRCPDSQKQALLTIYSICQQREENVNFFREIGGVVFVYNLSKSSAHAEVRETSLFILGTLAEANVYCKQALCRRELFSDLTDGLMQQDSPLTQRRVAVYLISVLVANNRSGQIFAQTSGCLDILLDLFRTSFPLSGKATVKPANITQLFQLWTSVSSALCGCVNNPQNEESQRICVSAFPLVKSWLQQLSHPQAEMVQPICSFIAMTVANNHCAQESFSRVGGLGTLTQTLIHFASDASHSPLACQLSVIMTKTVSACITDNPVLVSGLAGYGLVPPLISLLSSPILDPQGRLIIILTLGHCTEASEEHQSQLLQCGGLSLIITLLTESTSEELRKAATFILQTCKQATMSLRGAVQGVSLGQTGELEPPVDMEGYWRSARDMLHRINQLERQQAQGAEEEWEEDTPNPPDQQNPAGLGRKELLSPIPLPPTPDHISLPYQERRGGGDKRCEESWRGVEWRGQQRRYGRGGEKGEERAMDGERETPVLPVLARVGRDGERVKRDQREENQPTNRGHDLTRVRRLVIQASKEPQKHSRSSREREKRTRTHSLTHQERESDRAAYRNTPAEQERRTTLHTLGNTQREKKRDRGSAAMRNTYPLYTNTLAEKGKTTQTENCRDEHPERRRQTVSAAGHAGLGTAGVTGQPSGGEDERCSVCLGTGTLVTSSSSRPLEGHSQTHTHSQVFKCPAPGKSGLGRQKKRLDNEDVLSVCSELLDSEICKIMETPATTYKPTYRCSGCGLRFSEVTSRSFPVLQRSCPHSCDLHMVLQQATHSYTKCLREICRRRDAHTTKQREGGMQSVSDNCRGTLLKSFSTHRGQYRNDHNHVSLTPLKKRSPYGDITLTPVRRGGLMRSVSSVTSRGQERGDVSLTPLKKARPSEEGEEEIQP, translated from the exons CTGGCAGAggctaatg tgtactgtaagcAGGCCTTGTGTAGGAGGGAGCTGTTTAGTGATCTGACAGATGGTCTGATGCAGCAGGACAGCCCACTGACCCAGAGGAGAGTAGCTGTCTACCTGATCTCTGTCCTCGTCGCCAACAACA GGTCTGGACAGATTTTCGCTCAGACCTCTGGCTGTCTGGACATCCTGCTAGACTTGTTCAG GACTAGTTTCCCTCTCTCTGGCAAGGCCACAGTGAAACCTGCGAACATCACTCAGCTGTTCCAACTCTGGACCTCTGTGTCCAGTGCTCTCTGTGGCTGTGTCAACAACCCCCAGAATG AGGAGAGCCAGCGTATCTGTGTGTCAGCCTTCCCCCTGGTGAAGTCCTGGCTGCAGCAGCTCTCTCACCCCCAGGCAGAGATGGTTCAGCCCATCTGCTCCTTCATAGCCATGACGGTCGCCAACAACC ATTGTGCTCAGGAGAGTTTTTCCAGAGTTGGTGGGCTCGGAACTCTGACCCAAACTCTGATTCACTTTGCCTCTGATGCCTCCCACAGCCCATTGGCCTGTCAGCTGTCTGTCATCATGACCAAAACCGTGTCAGCCTGCATCACTGACAACC CTGTGTTGGTGTCAGGTCTGGCAGGTTATGGTTTGGTTCCCCCCCTCATCTCCCTGCTGTCCAGCCCCATCCTGGATCCCCAAGGCAGGCTAATTATCATACTCACCCTGGGACACTGTACTGAGGCCTCTG AGGAGCACCAGTCTCAGTTGTTACAGTGTGGAGGTCTGTCCCTCATCATCACTCTACTGACTGAGTCTACCAGCGAAGAGCTCAGGAAGGCTGCTACGTTCATACTGCAGACCTGCAAACAGGCTA CTATGTCTCTGCGTGGTGCAGTCCAGGGGGTGTCCCTGGGTCAGACTGGGGAGCTGGAGCCCCCTGTGGACATGGAGGGGTACTGGAGGTCAGCACGAGACATGCTGCACAGGATCAACCAGCTGGAGAGACAACAGGCTCAG GGAGCTGAGGAagagtgggaggaggacacaccGAACCCCCCAGACCAACAGAACCCTGCAGGATTGGGGAGGAAGGAGCTCCTCTCACCCATACCCCTCCCCCCAACCCCCGACCACATCTCCTTACCataccaggagaggagaggaggaggagataagaGGTGTGAGGAGAGTTGGAGAGgagtagagtggaggggccaACAGAGAAGAtatggaaggggaggagagaaaggagaggagagggcaatggatggagagagagagacccctgtCCTGCCTGTCTTAGCGAGGgtgggtagagatggagagagagtgaagcgagaccagagagaggagaatcaACCCACAAACAGAGGGCATGACCTAACG CGTGTAAGGAGACTGGTAATCCAAGCCAGTAAGGAGCCGCAGAAACACAGCCGCAgcagcagagagcgagagaagaggacccgcacacactctctcacacatcaagagagggagagcgacaggGCAGCATACAGAAACACACCGGCAGAACAGGAAAGACGCACCACGCTGCACACACTTGGAAACACACAAAGAGAGAAGAAAAGGGACAGGGGCTCGGCAGCTATGAGAAACACTTATCCTCTCTACACGAACACACTGGCAGAGAAAGGCAAAACCACACAGACCGAGAACTGCCGAGACGAGCACCCTGAGAGGAGACGGCAGACTGTGTCAGCCGCGGGCCATGCTGGACTTGGTACAGCTGGTGTCACGGGGCAGCCCAGtggtggagaggatgagaggtgTTCTGTATGTCTGGGGACGGGAACACTggtcacctcctcttcctccaggcCACTAGAGGGAcactcccagacacacacacacag CCAAGTGTTCAAGTGCCCAGCTCCAGGCAAGTCAGGTTTGGGCAGGCAGAAGAAACGGTTGGACAATGAAG atgtcctctctgtgtgttctgagcTGCTGGACAGTGAGATCTGTAAAATAATGGAGACTCCAGCCACCACATATAAACCCACCTATAGgtgctcag GCTGTGGGTTGCGGTTCAGTGAGGTGACCAGCCGGTCATTCCCTGTCCTCCAGAGGTCCTGTCCTCACAGCTGTGACCTGCACATGGTGCTGCAGCAGgccacacacagctacacaaagTGCCTCCGAGAAATATGCAGGAGGAGAGACGCACACACGAccaagcagagagagggagggatgcagaGCGTCTCGGATAACTGCAGAG GAACCCTGCTGAAGAGCTTCTCAACCCACAGAGGACAATACAGAAATGACCACAACC ATGTGAGTCTCACCCCTCTAAAGAAGCGTAGTCCATATGGAGATATCACCCTGACTCCTGTGCGTAGAGGTGGTCTGATGAGGAGCGTCTCCTCTGTGACCAGcagggggcaggagagaggag atgttAGTCTCACTCCCTTGAAGAAGGCTCGGCCCTCTGAAG agggagaggaggaaattcAGCCGTGA
- the terb1 gene encoding telomere repeats-binding bouquet formation protein 1 isoform X1, translating into MEKDVSSVSKHNATKTDLSLLLECLKYQMRCPDSQKQALLTIYSICQQREENVNFFREIGGVVFVYNLSKSSAHAEVRETSLFILGTLAEANVYCKQALCRRELFSDLTDGLMQQDSPLTQRRVAVYLISVLVANNRSGQIFAQTSGCLDILLDLFRTSFPLSGKATVKPANITQLFQLWTSVSSALCGCVNNPQNEESQRICVSAFPLVKSWLQQLSHPQAEMVQPICSFIAMTVANNHCAQESFSRVGGLGTLTQTLIHFASDASHSPLACQLSVIMTKTVSACITDNPVLVSGLAGYGLVPPLISLLSSPILDPQGRLIIILTLGHCTEASEEHQSQLLQCGGLSLIITLLTESTSEELRKAATFILQTCKQATMSLRGAVQGVSLGQTGELEPPVDMEGYWRSARDMLHRINQLERQQAQGAEEEWEEDTPNPPDQQNPAGLGRKELLSPIPLPPTPDHISLPYQERRGGGDKRCEESWRGVEWRGQQRRYGRGGEKGEERAMDGERETPVLPVLARVGRDGERVKRDQREENQPTNRGHDLTRVRRLVIQASKEPQKHSRSSREREKRTRTHSLTHQERESDRAAYRNTPAEQERRTTLHTLGNTQREKKRDRGSAAMRNTYPLYTNTLAEKGKTTQTENCRDEHPERRRQTVSAAGHAGLGTAGVTGQPSGGEDERCSVCLGTGTLVTSSSSRPLEGHSQTHTHSQVFKCPAPGKSGLGRQKKRLDNEDVLSVCSELLDSEICKIMETPATTYKPTYRCSGCGLRFSEVTSRSFPVLQRSCPHSCDLHMVLQQATHSYTKCLREICRRRDAHTTKQREGGMQSVSDNCRGTLLKSFSTHRGQYRNDHNHVSLTPLKKRSPYGDITLTPVRRGGLMRSVSSVTSRGQERGDVSLTPLKKARPSEDRRTDHGEDGAIDDQQETLFMGKPSLTRERRKFSRDEERYLCRGLVYPGTPSCGPIPSSRGAPM; encoded by the exons CTGGCAGAggctaatg tgtactgtaagcAGGCCTTGTGTAGGAGGGAGCTGTTTAGTGATCTGACAGATGGTCTGATGCAGCAGGACAGCCCACTGACCCAGAGGAGAGTAGCTGTCTACCTGATCTCTGTCCTCGTCGCCAACAACA GGTCTGGACAGATTTTCGCTCAGACCTCTGGCTGTCTGGACATCCTGCTAGACTTGTTCAG GACTAGTTTCCCTCTCTCTGGCAAGGCCACAGTGAAACCTGCGAACATCACTCAGCTGTTCCAACTCTGGACCTCTGTGTCCAGTGCTCTCTGTGGCTGTGTCAACAACCCCCAGAATG AGGAGAGCCAGCGTATCTGTGTGTCAGCCTTCCCCCTGGTGAAGTCCTGGCTGCAGCAGCTCTCTCACCCCCAGGCAGAGATGGTTCAGCCCATCTGCTCCTTCATAGCCATGACGGTCGCCAACAACC ATTGTGCTCAGGAGAGTTTTTCCAGAGTTGGTGGGCTCGGAACTCTGACCCAAACTCTGATTCACTTTGCCTCTGATGCCTCCCACAGCCCATTGGCCTGTCAGCTGTCTGTCATCATGACCAAAACCGTGTCAGCCTGCATCACTGACAACC CTGTGTTGGTGTCAGGTCTGGCAGGTTATGGTTTGGTTCCCCCCCTCATCTCCCTGCTGTCCAGCCCCATCCTGGATCCCCAAGGCAGGCTAATTATCATACTCACCCTGGGACACTGTACTGAGGCCTCTG AGGAGCACCAGTCTCAGTTGTTACAGTGTGGAGGTCTGTCCCTCATCATCACTCTACTGACTGAGTCTACCAGCGAAGAGCTCAGGAAGGCTGCTACGTTCATACTGCAGACCTGCAAACAGGCTA CTATGTCTCTGCGTGGTGCAGTCCAGGGGGTGTCCCTGGGTCAGACTGGGGAGCTGGAGCCCCCTGTGGACATGGAGGGGTACTGGAGGTCAGCACGAGACATGCTGCACAGGATCAACCAGCTGGAGAGACAACAGGCTCAG GGAGCTGAGGAagagtgggaggaggacacaccGAACCCCCCAGACCAACAGAACCCTGCAGGATTGGGGAGGAAGGAGCTCCTCTCACCCATACCCCTCCCCCCAACCCCCGACCACATCTCCTTACCataccaggagaggagaggaggaggagataagaGGTGTGAGGAGAGTTGGAGAGgagtagagtggaggggccaACAGAGAAGAtatggaaggggaggagagaaaggagaggagagggcaatggatggagagagagagacccctgtCCTGCCTGTCTTAGCGAGGgtgggtagagatggagagagagtgaagcgagaccagagagaggagaatcaACCCACAAACAGAGGGCATGACCTAACG CGTGTAAGGAGACTGGTAATCCAAGCCAGTAAGGAGCCGCAGAAACACAGCCGCAgcagcagagagcgagagaagaggacccgcacacactctctcacacatcaagagagggagagcgacaggGCAGCATACAGAAACACACCGGCAGAACAGGAAAGACGCACCACGCTGCACACACTTGGAAACACACAAAGAGAGAAGAAAAGGGACAGGGGCTCGGCAGCTATGAGAAACACTTATCCTCTCTACACGAACACACTGGCAGAGAAAGGCAAAACCACACAGACCGAGAACTGCCGAGACGAGCACCCTGAGAGGAGACGGCAGACTGTGTCAGCCGCGGGCCATGCTGGACTTGGTACAGCTGGTGTCACGGGGCAGCCCAGtggtggagaggatgagaggtgTTCTGTATGTCTGGGGACGGGAACACTggtcacctcctcttcctccaggcCACTAGAGGGAcactcccagacacacacacacag CCAAGTGTTCAAGTGCCCAGCTCCAGGCAAGTCAGGTTTGGGCAGGCAGAAGAAACGGTTGGACAATGAAG atgtcctctctgtgtgttctgagcTGCTGGACAGTGAGATCTGTAAAATAATGGAGACTCCAGCCACCACATATAAACCCACCTATAGgtgctcag GCTGTGGGTTGCGGTTCAGTGAGGTGACCAGCCGGTCATTCCCTGTCCTCCAGAGGTCCTGTCCTCACAGCTGTGACCTGCACATGGTGCTGCAGCAGgccacacacagctacacaaagTGCCTCCGAGAAATATGCAGGAGGAGAGACGCACACACGAccaagcagagagagggagggatgcagaGCGTCTCGGATAACTGCAGAG GAACCCTGCTGAAGAGCTTCTCAACCCACAGAGGACAATACAGAAATGACCACAACC ATGTGAGTCTCACCCCTCTAAAGAAGCGTAGTCCATATGGAGATATCACCCTGACTCCTGTGCGTAGAGGTGGTCTGATGAGGAGCGTCTCCTCTGTGACCAGcagggggcaggagagaggag atgttAGTCTCACTCCCTTGAAGAAGGCTCGGCCCTCTGAAG acaggagaacagATCATGGGGAAGATGGTGCCATTGATGATCAGCAGGAGACTCTGTTCATGGGAAAACCCTCTCTGact agggagaggaggaaattcAGCCGTGACGAGGAGCGTTACCTGTGTCGAGGTTTGGTCTATCCTGGAACACCATCCTGTGGTCCTATCCCTTCCAGCCGGGGCGCACCAATGTAG